A window of Pomacea canaliculata isolate SZHN2017 linkage group LG3, ASM307304v1, whole genome shotgun sequence contains these coding sequences:
- the LOC112559215 gene encoding uncharacterized protein LOC112559215 — MAAETRLDDETRERTKSALKSGDLTTIPRIVLDDRADTTSSRASAPGPDAIIINSNNSSRPSMATPPSGDSEIPAPPDYVPHRCNSDIGLPTASMPNLALALSLGTDATSGADKLGVYCSPRTTRRSVDLDVGSSRDPCRTDYPRWLEEQTSSLRVLTAGSRVGSAVSLNSVCTAHSVGLLSNDSSDEYVDSSLGQDGSVAGSCSERSVYLRRLMSYPEDKGGQEAGPSPRTSHSLCNLKAAQSTDRYEKGSGDAQGNLTPEQLCLLPSDVDESLERPRARGGKGAGRLVIATADRADEGVVTVDAKKGEKKTGSEFEVYDEKTRSWIVCYGKGSNSMREGRIRRWLQDMDKASD; from the coding sequence ATGGCAGCCGAGACGAGGCTTGACGATGAGACCCGGGAACGCACCAAATCGGCACTCAAAAGTGGCGACCTGACGACGATTCCTCGCATCGTACTCGACGACCGCGCCGACACCACCAGTAGCCGCGCCTCAGCGCCTGGTCCTGACGCCAttatcatcaacagcaacaacagctcCAGACCcagcatggcaacccctccctCAGGCGACTCGGAGATTCCTGCACCTCCGGATTACGTCCCCCACAGATGCAACTCTGATATCGGCCTACCCACTGCCAGCATGCCCAACCTGGCTCTCGCCCTGTCTCTGGGCACTGACGCCACCAGTGGAGCGGACAAGCTGGGGGTCTACTGCTCCCCCCGCACCACGCGCCGCTCAGTGGACCTGGACGTGGGGTCGTCACGTGATCCTTGCCGCACCGACTATCCCCGCTGGCTGGAGGAGCAGACAAGCTCTCTGCGCGTGCTGACGGCCGGAAGCCGCGTAGGCAGCGCCGTTAGCCTCAACAGCGTTTGCACGGCGCACAGCGTGGGGCTGCTGTCCAACGACTCCTCCGACGAGTACGTGGACAGCAGTCTGGGGCAGGACGGCAGCGTGGCCGGCTCCTGCAGCGAGCGTTCCGTTTATCTGCGTCGCCTCATGTCGTACCCAGAGGACAAAGGTGGGCAGGAAGCGGGACCAAGCCCTCGAACCTCCCACTCCCTGTGCAACCTCAAGGCCGCGCAGTCCACGGACCGTTACGAAAAAGGGTCAGGTGATGCCCAGGGTAACCTGACTCCGGAGCAGCTGTGCCTCCTGCCCTCGGACGTGGATGAGAGTCTTGAGAGACCACGCGCTCGCGGTGGAAAAGGGGCAGGAAGGCTGGTCATCGCGACGGCTGACAGGGCGGACGAGGGCGTGGTCACTGTGGATGCTAAGAAAGGTGAGAAGAAGACCGGATCGGAGTTCGAGGTGTATGACGAGAAGACCCGCTCGTGGATCGTGTGCTATGGCAAAGGCTCAAACTCTATGCGGGAAGGTCGCATCCGGCGGTGGCTGCAAGACATGGACAAGGCATCCGATTGA